A section of the Kribbella sp. HUAS MG21 genome encodes:
- a CDS encoding MarR family transcriptional regulator, with product MRTPDLDGAGAWAKRYFLASRALMDSVLRPYDLGHTQWYVLQLLAVNGPLNQREVTRLLEVERATLSTITGVLVRKGLIEQLADDADQRQKVLRITAAGTELWNTIPDPIELITAVAFAGVDPTDLATAQRVLSEATQRLVNHRTENK from the coding sequence ATGCGGACTCCTGACCTGGACGGTGCCGGGGCCTGGGCCAAGCGCTATTTCCTGGCCAGTCGGGCGCTGATGGATTCAGTGCTGCGTCCCTACGATCTCGGGCACACCCAGTGGTACGTGCTCCAGTTGCTCGCCGTCAACGGCCCGTTGAACCAGCGTGAGGTCACCCGCCTGCTCGAGGTGGAGCGAGCGACCCTCAGCACGATCACCGGCGTTCTGGTCCGTAAGGGGCTGATCGAGCAGCTTGCCGACGATGCCGACCAGCGCCAGAAGGTCCTGCGCATCACGGCGGCCGGCACCGAGCTGTGGAACACGATCCCGGATCCGATCGAGCTGATCACCGCCGTCGCCTTTGCCGGTGTCGATCCGACCGACCTGGCGACCGCCCAGCGCGTACTCAGCGAAGCCACCCAACGTCTTGTCAATCACCGAACGGAGAACAAGTAA